In the Cydia splendana chromosome 2, ilCydSple1.2, whole genome shotgun sequence genome, one interval contains:
- the LOC134801737 gene encoding odorant receptor 4-like, which yields MEETVQTFHRVLSVAGITIFAKNNWDSNLWLSIQIFNVIIGFLTIVFTTAFVVVNMSDMLVCIRGACIWTTGLIMFISFCVCLIFRKQFREFLNEMGFKDAMLEMPLIEYVLKLERAGRLNELKGMVVDSQEKLLKLTRVLLKTYVFSVWACATLYLSDSVYSMFTRKDNDLRLLGFEMWVPWSLENFNVYLITYFFNAYSGYLCCIAYPGFQLTIILLVGQTVRQLRILTFILMHLDELVLEITGQRDDKWQAYCTAIFSQCVDHYIKLKRFSNKLNVICRPFYLALILDAIMLVCVCSVKIAISNKTSPETMKYYVHEFCFIMVVLMFCALGQQVENECARIETAVTENWYIYDRTHKVHVRIFKMALSQRMPIYIFGTITLSAPTFTWFLKTGMSFFTLVMSVLDEN from the exons ATGGAAGAAACCGTCCAAACTTTCCACCGGGTCCTCTCGGTCGCCGGGATCACCATCTTCGCCAAAAACAACTGGGATTCTAATCTATGGCTCTCTATACAAATCTTTAACGTCATCATCGGTTTCTTGACTATTGTCTTCACCACAGCTTTCGTAGTCGTCAACATGTCTGATATGCTCGTCTGCATCCGAGGCGCTTGCATCTGGACAACTGGTCTTATCATGTTCATCTCTTTCTGTGTCTGTCTCATTTTCCGTAAGCAATTCAGGGAATTCCTCAACGAGATGGGCTTCAAGGACGCCATGTTGGAAATGCCGTTGATTGAATATGTTTTGAAATTAGAACGGGCGGGTCGCTTGAACGAGTTGAAAGGGATGGTGGTTGACTCCCAGGAGAAATTACTTAAACTAACTCGGGTTTTGTTAAAAACTTACGTTTTCAGTGTGTGGGCGTGCGCGACGTTGTACTTGAGCGATTCTGTGTACAGTATGTTTACGAGGAAGGATAATGATTTGAGACTCTTGG ggttcgaGATGTGGGTTCCTTGGAGTCTCGAGAATTTCAACGTTTACTTAATAACTTACTTTTTCAACGCCTACTCTGGATATTTGTGTTGCATAG CTTACCCAGGCTTCCAACTAACAATAATCCTGCTGGTCGGTCAGACTGTCAGACAGCTGCGGATCCTCACCTTCATCCTGATGCACCTGGACGAGCTGGTTCTGGAGATCACCGGTCAAAGGGACGACAAGTGGCAGGCGTACTGCACGGCCATATTTTCGCAGTGTGTCGACCATTATATTAAGTTAAAGCG TTTCAGCAACAAACTGAATGTGATCTGCCGCCCGTTTTACTTGGCCCTAATCCTCGACGCCATCATGCTGGTGTGTGTATGCTCTGTGAAGATTGCCATCTCC AATAAAACGTCTCCAGAAACGATGAAATACTACGTGCACGAGTTCTGCTTCATCATGGTTGTGCTTATGTTTTGCGCACTTGGACAACAGGTTGAGAACGAA tgcgcCAGGATAGAGACAGCAGTAACAGAAAACTGGTACATCTACGACAGGACCCACAAGGTCCATGTGCGcattttcaaaatggcgttGAGCCAACGAATGCCTATTTACATATTTGGGACCATCACTTTGTCAGCACCTACTTTTACCTGG tttttaaaAACCggaatgtcattcttcactctaGTTATGTCAGTGTTGGATGAAAACTAG